The following nucleotide sequence is from Pseudomonas sp. S09G 359.
CGACGAAGTACTGTTTCGCGTCTGCGACAATGGCGTGGGCATCGGTGCGGCGCAACTGCCCTACATCTTCGAGCGCTACTGGACCTCCCGCGAGGGCAACCCCAACGGCAGCGGCCTGGGTTTGTATATTTCCCACGGCATCATCCAGGCCCACGGCGGCACGCTCTGGGCCGAAAGCGTGGCGGGGCAGGGCAGTGTGTTCAGCTTCAGGCTTGCGGCCGCGGTTTAGGGCCGTTCGAGCAGCTCACAGATTGCCGCCAGGGTAGCTTGCGGCGCCTCCTGGGGAATATTGTGGCCCACGCCGGGCAACACCTGGCGCCGGTAAACGCCGCTGAAGTGTTCCACATCGTCATCCTCTTGCGGTGGCGGGCCCACGCCGTCATCGGCGCCACACAGCGAAATGCTCGGCACCGAAATCGGCGGTTGCCGCGCTAGGGCCTGCTCGATGGCTTCCAGCGTCGGGTCGCCGGGGGCATACATGAAGCGGTGGCGATAGGAGTGAATCACCACTTCGACAAAATCCGGGTTATCGAACGACGGCGCGGTCTGCCCATACAGGCGCGGCCCCTCGGTCCAGGTGGGCGACCACAGTGACCAGAGCAATTCACACAGCTCGCGGCGGTTGGCGGTCAGTCCGTCCACGCCGCGCTGGGTGTGGAAGTAGAACTGATACCACAGCCGATGCTCGGTTTCCGGCGCGCGTGGCTTGAGGGATTTTGCGATGTTCTGGATGTTGTAGCCATCGCCGGTCACCAGGCCGCGCACTCGCTCGGGCCACAATGCCGCGACAATGCACGCGGCGCGGCCGCCCCAGTCATAGCCGGCAAGCGTGGCCTGGGGGATCGCCAACGCGTCCATGAAATCCAGCAAATCCTTGGCCAGCGCCGCCTGTTGGCCGGAACGCATGACCTGCTCGTTGATGAACCGCGTCGGGCCGTAGCCGCGCAGGTAGGGGACCAGAACCCGGTAGCCGCGTTCGGCCAACTGCGGGGCGATTTCGTCGTAGCTGCGTGGGTCGTAGGGGAAGCCGTGCAGCAGGATGACCGGTTCGCCGTGGGTGGGGCCGTGGGTTTCGTAGGCAATGTTGAGCATGGGGGTGGGGGTGTAGAGCAGGGTGGTCATGGTGGGGTCCTGTCTAGGGGGCTGCTGGAACTCTAGCTGAAACGGATGACGGGCCTTGGGTGTATTGAAGGCAGTGGGCTTACATGTCTAGGGGGGGAATGCGATCCAAATGTGGGAGGGGGGTGATGCTTGTAGCGGTTTGTCGGTGTACATATCCGTTATTTAGGTAACGGCGGCTTATGGTTCCGCTCTTACAGCGGGTCACTTTTGGCAAACGCCCCAAAAGTAACCAAAAGGTCTTCGCCCCAACACTCGGCACCTCGCTTAGGCTCGGTGTGCCCGCACGCAGGCTTGAATCCGTGGGCCGCCGCGATGGGCCATCCTTGGCCCAGCGCGGCTAACCCGGCGTCCTGCCGGGTTACCCACGGATTCAAGCCTGCGTGCGGCCAGCGTGTTTGACGGGGCGCCTAAAATCAAAAGCAAGAGCGCGGCGGCCTTAGAGCCGACCGGTTTTGTGCGTGTCGCACCGCCCCTCCCACATTTGGATCTCCATGCATCAGGTGAGCCGCAGCTGGCTTTTCAGGGCTGCCAGGTAGTCTTTTCTCCGCTGAGTTTGCGGTCCAGGAATGTCGCCGCGCTGATCAGCGCCAAGTGGCTCAACGCCTGTGGCGTGTTGCCCAGGTGGCGGGCCTGGCTGTCGAATTCTTCGGCGTAGAGGCCCAGCGGGTTGGCGTAGCGCAGCAGTTGTTCGAATTCGAGGTGGGCCTTTTCCACTTGTCCGGCGCGGGCCAGGCATTCGACGTACCAGAATGAGCACGCCGCGAACGCGCCTTCGGTGCCTTGCAGGCCGTCAATCGGGTTGTCGTCGTTGCGGTAGCGGTAGACCATGCCGTCGCGCACCAGGCTTTTCTGGATGGCTTCCAGGGTCGACAGCCAGCGCGGGTCGGTGGCGGCGACGAAGCGCACCAGGGGCATCAGCAACATCGAGCCGTCGAGGGCGGTGCTGCCGATATGTTGCACAAAATGCCCGCGTTCTTCGTTCCAGAAGTTGCTCCAGATGTCGGCGTAGATCGCCTGGCGCGTCTGGTCCCAGCGTGCAAACGGCGCCGGCAGTGAGCGCTTGTACGCCAGGCGGATGGCGCGGTCCAGGGCCACCCAGCACATCAGCCGCGAATGCAGGAAGTGATGCTGCTCGCCGCGCATTTCCCAGATACCCACGTCCTTCTGGTTCCAGACTTCGCAGACCTGGTCGGCGACTTCCACCGTGTGTTTCCAGCCTTCGTGGGAGATGGCCTCGCCGTATTTGTTGACCAGGTACACCGCGTCCATCAGTTCGCCGTAGATATCCAGCTGGATCTGGTCCACCGCCTCATTGCCGATGCGCACTGGTGTGGCGCCGCCATGGCCGCTGAGGTGGTCCAGGGTGGTCTCGGGCAGCTCCTGGCGCCCGTCGATGCCGTACAGGATGTTGATCTTGGTCGGCTGGCCGCAGCAGTCACTGACTCGGCCTTTGAGCCAGCGCATATAGGCGTTGGCCTCGTCGATAAAACCCAGGCGCATAAAGGCGTAGACGGTAAACGAAGCGTCGCGGACCCAGGTGTAGCGGTAGTCCCAGTTGCGCTCGCCGCCGGGAGTTTCCGGTAGGCCGAAGGTTGCGGCGGCGATGATTGCGCCATGTTTGCGCGAGGTCAGCAGCTTGAGGGCCAGGGCCGAGCGGTTGACCATTTCACGCCAGCGCCCGCGATAGTTCGATTGCGCGATCCAGCCGCGCCAGTACTTCAAGGTGTGTGCCAGCGCCAGGTCGGTACAGCCGTTGTCCACCCGTTCATCCTCGAGGCCGCCCAGCACAAACTCGGCATCTTCCTCCTGGCCCAGCACAAAGCTGGCGACGGCGGCGGCGTCCTTGATCTGCAGCGGGTGGCTGCTGGACAGACGCAGGCCGGGCTGGCCGTCTGCGTTGAAGCACACGGTGCCGTTATCCAGGGTCGCAACGGTGGGTATGCGTGCATAGTCGTGGCGCACAGCGCAGCGCAGGTGAATGCTGGCCTTGCCGCTGACCACGCGCACTCGGCGGATCAGCAGGGGCAGGTCATCGGGTTCTTCGCTGATGGCCAGCAGGTCGGTGATTTCCACCACGGCCTCATCGCTGAGCCAGCGGGTTTGCAGCACATTGGTGTCGGGCAGGTAGATCTGTTCGCGTCGGGCGTTGGGCAGGTCCGGGGTGAGTTGAAACGTCCCGGCCTCGGGGGAGTCGAGCAGCGCGCAGAAGATCGAGGGGCTGTCGAATTCCGGCCAGCAGTAAAAGTCGATGCTGCCTTTGTCATTCACCAGGGCGGCGCTGCGCATGTCGCCAATGATGCCGTGGGCATCGATGGCGCTTTGTGGCTCGTTGTTCAAATCAACCATTGTCACGAAACTCCGGGTAAAGGCTCATGCCGCCATCAATAAACAAGGTGCTGCCCACCACATAGTCGGAGGCATCACTGGCCAGCCACACCACGGCGTTGGCCACGTCTTGCACATCGCCGACACGGCCGTAGGGAATCAACTTCAGCAGTGCCTGTTCGGCTGCGCCCTCGGTGGCTGCGCGATTGATCGCAGTACGAATCGCCCCGGGTGCAATGCCATTGATGCGGATGCGCTGCTCGCTGACTTCCTGGGCCAGGGTGCGCATCAGCATCTCCACGCCGCCCTTGGACGCCGCGTAGTTCACATGCCCGGCCCAGGGGATCAGTTGGTGCACCGAGCTCATGTGAATGATTTTGCCGGCGGCCCGTGACACCCCTTCACGCAGCCCCTGGCGTTGGAAAATACGCACCGCCGCCCGGGCGCAGAGGAATTGGCCGGTGAGGTTGACGCCGATCACGCTATTCCAGTCGTCGAGGGTCATGTCGACCAGCGCGGCGTCCTTCTGCATACCGGAGTTGGCCACCAGGATGTCCAGGTGGCCGAAGGCATCGAGGGTCTGCGCAAACAGGCGTTCTACGTCGGCTTCTTTAGAGACGTCGGCAGCGATGGCAATCGCCCGGCCGCCCTCGGCATTGATCTGCTCGGCCAGGGCTTCGGCCGGCGCGGCCTGGCGGTTGTAATTCAGCACCACGGCAGCGCCCGCCTGCGCCAGGGCCTTGGCTGCACCGGCACCGATTCCGGAACTGGCGCCCGTCACCAGGGCCACTTGTTGCTCCAACGAAATTCGCATTGCTCACCCAGCCTTAAATTCGTGAGTTCAGTCAGCTGACTGGCCGCGCGCAATGGAAGTTCACCGGTGTGATTTTAGCGACTACAACCATGGTGATAAATGGAATAAAAGAATAATAATAAATAACCATAAGATACTAAAAAACCGATCAAAAGCGTTTGACAGGGTTTTTTGCCGCGTGTCTTATAGGCACACCTCAGCCCGCTCCGTTGGTAGTTCGGAAGTCATCGCGGGGCCTTTTAAAAGAGAAAGTTATGTGCCTTTCGGCCGTTCAAGGAGAATTACCAGACCAGGAAAAGTCGCCGGCCTATAACGGCTTGCCAAAGTTGGTGATCTTCGATTGCGACGGTGTACTTGTGCAAAGCGAAGAGATCACCTTGTCTGTGTTGATCAGCCTGCTGAATGCCCGTGCATCGGGCAACTTTAAACTTGATGAAGCGCTGTTTATCGAGCGTTTTCGTGGGCGCAAGATTGCTGATTGTTTGGGCGAAGCCGAACAGTTATTGAATCTTGAACTGGGCAGCCAGTTCGAGGCGGACTTTAGAGCCCAGGCGCTGCAGGCGTTGACGCTTAATTTGAAAGCCACCGACGGCATGCTGGAAGTGTTACAGGCATTGGATATTCCTTATTGCGTAGCCTCGAGTGCGCCGCGCAACAAGATAGAACATTGCTTGAGTGTTGCCGGGCTGCTCTCTTATTTCGATGGGCGAATATTCAGTTGTTATGAATTGGGCCGTTGGAAACCCGATCCTCTGGTGTTTTTGACCGCCTGTGACCGCTACAACATAGCGGTTGGCGATGCCCTGGTTATTGAAGACAGTGTGGCTGGTATCCAGGCGGCGGTGGCCGCGAATATTAAAGTGTTGGGTTTTGCTCCTGTCGAGCGGCATTCGTTGTTGGCCGAGGCCGGCGCCTTAACGTTTTCTGATATGCGTGAATTGTTGACCCTTATTAATAATTAGCGAACTTCCTCAGGGAGGAGGCGTTGTGAACACACTCGGTTATATAGAACGGTTAAAACGCAATGACCCATCTTCAGAGGTGTGGTGGGACTCATCAACCGTGGTGTACGCGCCCTATAAAAGGCACTTGCTGGATAAGTACCCGGCAGCGGCAGCCCACATAGAACAGCTGATGCCGGACGCATTCTCGCCGGCCAGAGGGTTTTGCAGTGTCACCACCAACCCGCGGCTGGTGACCGCCGTTATTCTCGAAAAACGCGAGTACTGGGCGTCGAGATTTAACCTGGCGAGCCTGTCCCCCGCCGAGTTGCGCAAGAAGCTGTACAACGAAGTCATCACTGAAGGCGCCACTGCACTGGCACCGCTGTGGGTGCAATCGGCCCAGGCCGAGGGGTGGATCTGCGCCCAGGTCGACCCTGTGGATGTGCGCTGCGCCGAACGCATGACTGCCCGGGGGCTGGAGCTGCGACAGCTGGCGCCAAACGTGATGGTCAAGGTGCCGGGCAGCCTGGAAGGGATGTCGACCATCGAAGACCTGGTGGCCCAGGGCAGCTCGGTGAATATCACGTTCTGCTTTACGGTTTCCCAGTTCCAGGCCGGTATCCAGGCGATAGAACGGGGCCTGGCCAGCGCGCAGCGCAACGGTGTCGACACCCGCCACTGCAAATACGTGATCACCTTCATGATCGGGCGTTTGGCCTGCCAGCCGGAGTTTGCGCTGCAGGCGGCAGAACGTGGCCTGGCGCTGGATTGCGAAGAGCTGCGCTGGGCCGAACTGATGATTTACCAACAGATCCAGGCGCTGGTCGCGGCCTCGACCGTGCCGGTCAAAACCCTGCTTTCCAGTATAAAAATCGATATCGACGAGCGCGGCAACAAACACTGCTGGCACCTGGAAAAAACCGGTCAGCGTGCCACTTGCTACACCTTGACGCCGGACGTGGTGGAGTTCCTGATCGAGCGCGAAAGCCACGGCAAGCCAGTCGTGCCGGCGACCGAGCCACTGCAGGTGCCGCCAGCGACCTTCGCCAAGTTGATCCGCATCCCGTATTTCTGCGAAGCGTATTTCATCGACAGCATCGAGCCGTACGACTTCGGCAACCATGAGGCATTTATCAACGCCTGCAACGAAGCCAACAGCGCCCACCGGCGCCTGGCGGACTACTGCGTTCGTCTCTGCCCGGTGACAAAACCGTTCAAGCGTTCCCTCAACGCACTGCTGGCGGCCGAATTCGGGGTGATCGCATGAACCGGATGGTTGGGTTATGGGCGCACCCACGCTCGCGCTCTACCGTGTTGGAGCGGGTGTTTATCGAACGTGGGGATTTCGAGGTGTTCCACGAGCCGTTCGCCCACATGGCGTTTTCCGCGGATTCGGCGATCCCTTCGGATGAATGGGACGACAGTTTGCCCACTACGTATTCGGGCATAAAGGAACACTTGCTGGCGGCCAAACAACGCACCAATGTTTTTCATAAAGACATGTGCTACCACTGCCTGGATGACTTGAAAGTTGATCTGGAGTTTCTGGCGCAGCAGGACAATATCTTTCTGATTCGCGAACCGGCCAGCAGTATTATTTCCCACCACCGCGTACACCCGGATATGCCGATGCAGGCCATTGGGCATAAAGCCTTATATGACATCTTTTGTGTGGTGACAAAACTCACCGGCAAAGTGCCGTATGTGATCAATGCGGATGATCTTGCCGCTGAGCCAGAACGGGTTATGCGTAAACTCTGTGATTATTTGGATATCGAGTTTCTCCCGCACGCCATGACTTGGAAGCGCGAGTGTCCGCCCCAGTGGAAAACCTGGAGAAGTTGGCACGTGGCCGCCGAGAACAGTGAGCGAATTATTTCGCCGCCGAACCAACACATCGATATGCAAGCACTCGACCAGCATCCGAAGTTAAGGGCGTTGTACGAATACCATCGGACGTATTACGCGCGTATGAACGAATTTTGCCAATAAGGATTGTTGTATGAAAAAGTTGATTGTGACCGGCGCGGCCAATGGCATTGGCCGGGCGACTGTAGAACAAGCGATCCAGGACGGCTATTTCGTTATTGCTGCTGATAAGGATGCGCAGGGCCTTGAAGCGTTACAACACCGTTATACGACGGATGTGTTGGAAACCCACGTTGCCGACTTCGCGGATAACGCGGTGATCAAGGGTTTTATTCCAGCGTTGTATGAACGCCACGCGACGATTTATGCCTTGGTGAATAACGCCGGTATTTACCATGGCAAAAGTGTCTATGCCTATTCCGACGAGCAAGTCGATGAAATCCTCAATGTGAACCTCAAGGCACTGGTTTATCTGTCCAAGGACTTCGCCGAACGCGAAATCAAGCACGAAGCCCCGCGCAGCATCGTCAATATCGCCTCGGTGGCGGGGGAGGTGGGCAGCTGTGATGCCCTCTACGGTGCCACCAAGGCGGCAGTTATCGGCCTGACCAAGGCCAATGCCTGGAATTTCGCGCCGTTTGTGCGGGTAAACGCCGTGTCCCCGGCGCTGATTCATGACACCGCGATCTACGCCACCATTCCCGAGTACCGGCGCGCCGAGTACGCGCGCCAGGAAATCCTCAACGAGCCTATCCGGCCCAGCGGCGTCGCCGAGGTGATCTTGCTGCTGGTCGGTGAGGGCATGCGCCACATGACCGGTAAGGTCATACCGGTCGACAACGGAGCCTACCCGCGATGAGCGATTCGGGGCGCAAGAAAAAACTGCTGCTGGTGGGCGCCGGCAACCTGTGCCTGCAGATCCTGAAGATTCTCGGGCCGAAAAATGCCTTCGAGTTTGTGGTGCTGGGCCGCAATGAGGAGGCAACGCTGCGGCTATGCAACCTGGTGGCGCTGTCGTGCGCGCAGTTGGGGCAGGTGATTGCGATCAAGCCGGTGATCGCCGACTTGACGGATATCGGCAAGGTCACGCGCGTGCTGCGTGAGGAAGCGCCGGATATGTTGGTGAACTGTGCGTCGTTGCAGTCATGGCGGGTTATCAACGGGTTACCCAAGCTCACGTTCGAGCAACTCGACCAGGCGCAGTTCGGCCCCTGGCTGCCGATGCACCTGACGTTGATGCATAGCCTGATGCAGGCGGTGAAGGCCTCCGGGATTGCACTCAAAACCGTGAATGCGGCCTTTCCCGATGCGGTCAACCCGATCCTGGCCCGGGTCGGCCTGGCGCCGGATATCGGCGTGGGCAATGTGGCGAACTTGATCCCGGCCACGCGTTTTGCCATTGCGCGGCTGCTGGAATGTTCACCCACCGACGTGCAGGTGCAACTGTATGCCCAGCATTATTTCAGCCACTACGTACCGCGCGGCGGGTTGCCTGCGCATGCCAGCTACCGCCTGTTGTATGAGGTGCGCGACAGGCCGCAGGCACACCGTCTGCCGGCCGAGGTGATTTTTTCCACGGTAAAGACCGAGTTCTGTCGCCTGGGCGGCATCGATGGGCAGTTCCTCACGGCCTGTTCGGCGGTCACCGTGATCGAAGGGCTGTTTTCGCCCACCCCGGTGCTGGTGCATGCCCCCGGCCCCCTTGGCCTGCCGGGCGGGTATCCGGTGCGGCTGCAGGACGGGCGCATCGAGGTGCAGTTCTCCGAGGCGTGCCCGCAGGAGGAGGCGGTGCGCATCAATAGCATCTGCCAGAGCCATGACGGTATCGACGAAATCCATTGCGATGGATCGGTCACCTACAACCCGCAGTGCATGGCCGTAATGCAAGCAATGCTGGGGTATTCGAAGACCACCATGTCGATCGAGCAGTCCGCCGATTTTGCCCGCGAATTGGCGAGCAAGTATTCCGCCTTTAAAAATTCAACCTGGTAGGTGTGTGATGAATCAGATGTCAGGGCGCAAGCACCACGAAGTGGCCAGTTATTCCGCGCAATACTCGGCGGATTTCGTCGAGCGTTGGGATGAGTTGATCGATTGGGACAAACGCAAGGCCGGCGAGGATGGCTTTTTTGAACGGCTGCTACGCGAGCACGGCGTGCGCTCGGTGATCGATGTGTCGACCGGCAGTGGCTTCCATGCGGTCCAGCTCAAGCAGGCCGGTTTCGAGGTGGTGGCCACGGACGGCAGCAGCACGATGCTGACCAAGGCACGCGCAAATTTCCGCCAGCGCGGGCTGGAAATCGAATCCCACTACATGGAGTGGCTGGCGCTCGACCCGAGCGTGCTGGGGCAGTTCGATGCGGTGGTATGCCTGGGCAGTTCGCTGTGCCATGTGTTTGCCGCCCATGACCGCCTCAGAGTGTTGGAAAAATTCAGGGCATTGCTCAAGCCGGGCGGCTTGCTGATTGTGGATCAACGCAACTTCTTTGCCATTCGCGCGGGCAACTTCAAGGCCAGCGGCAATTACTACTACTGCGGCACGAATGCGTCCGTGAGCCTGGGGCAGGTCGACCAGCAGTTGTGTGAGTTCATCTACACCTTTGATGACACCGAGCAGTATCGGCTGAAGGTGTATCCGTTGCTGCCGGGTGAGTTGGCCACGGAAGTGCTCGCATCGGGGTTTTCAGCGCACGAGAGCTACGGCGATTTCCAGCGTGACTACGACATGATGAATTGCGATTTCATCATCCACACCGCACGCGCCATTTAAGGGGACGAGCATGAGCACACTCGTACAAAGCCCCCCGCGCACTATGGACAGCGTGGTGCTGGCGGTGGTGTTGACCGGCTTCGTGGCCAGCACCTATGGCTTCGGCGTTTACCTGTTCGCCAACCTGGTGGTGGACATGCGCCGGGACATCGGTTTCGACTACACCACGGTGGGCGTGATCACCGGCGGCGCGCAGATCGGCTTCCTGCTGTTTTCATCGGTCACAAGTGTCATCAGCCGGTATTTCGAGGGCTGGAAAATCAGCCTGGTGTCCACGCTGATGACGTCCCTGGCGTTGCTGGGGCTGAGTGTCAGCGACAGCATCTGGGTGTCCGGTGCGCTGTTGATTCTGCTCGGCGGCTGCTCGGCGTCGGTGTATATCCCGCTGGCGGAAATCGTTACCAAGGGCTTCAGCCCGGGTAACCGCTCGCGGGTCATGGGGCTGATCTCCAGTGGCACCAGCTATGGGGTGTTTATCAATGGCTTGCTGGTGTCGTTCCTCACCCTGCATGGCGGCTGGCGTTCTATCTGGCTGACCGCCGGGCTGATCTCGGTGGCCCTGTGCCTGGTGGCGTGGTTTCTGTTGCGCACGATGGCGGCCGGCCAGGACATGGGGTTTTCCGGCGCGCGCTCGGCGGTCGTAGGCAGCGACAGGCCCTGGCTGAGCCGTTCGCTGTACTTGACCTGGGCTATCGCGTTTCTCAATGGCATGGCGTTGCTGCCGTTCCAGACTTACCTCGCGCCGTTCCTTCGAGACGAGTTGGGCGTGTCGGTGCAGGACACCGGGTTTATCTGGACTACCCTTGGCGCCGTGGGCATGGCCTCGGGCTTCCTGGTGGGGTGGATTGCCGACAAGGTCGGGGTGCGGGCGTCGCTGGCAATGTGCTTTCTGAGTGCCGGGCTGGCTGCCGCGCTGGTGTTCCGCTTCAACAGCCTCCCGCTGTTTTATCTGGCGGCGTTTTTGTTTGCGCTGGCGTTTTACCCGATCTTCGGGCTGGTCCCCAGCTACATCGGGCAAATTGTGCCGGTCAACCGCCTGACCCAGGCGTTCGGCATCGCCAATGTGCTGATTGGCCTGGGCGGCGTGTGCGGTAACTTCCTGGGCGGTTTTTCCAAGGACCTGACCGGGTCGTTCTCGACGGTCTATTGGGTGGTGGCGCTGTTGCTGTTCGGGCAATGCGTGATGGTCTTCATGTTGGGTAAACAGCCGGTGTCGGCAACCGAAGAGGGTGAGCGGCCATGAGTCATTTTGCGCACAGTCCAAACCAGAACCTGCATGCATTTGCGTTCAGCCATTTACGCGCCGAACGGTCGCCCCTGCAGCAAAAGCCCCTGGTCATCTGGATGACCGGCATCTCGGCCTCCGGCAAGTCGACCATCGCCGATGCGCTGGACATCGCCCTGCAGGCACAAGGGCGGTTGACCAGCATTATTGACGGTGACTCGGTGCGCGGCGGCTTGTGCCGGGACCTGGGGTTTACCGACAGCGATCGGGACGAGAACATCCGGCGTGTCGCGGAAGTCGCGCGCTTGATGCTGGAGGCCGGGCTGGTGGTGATCGTGGCGCTGATCTCGCCGTCAGCGGCCAGCCGGCATTACGCGCGCTCCATCATCGGCAATGAGTTTTTTGTTGAAGTGCATGTGGATGCGCCGCTGGAAACTGCCGAACAGCGCGACCCCAAAGGCTTGTATAAAAAGGCCCGCGCGGGGTTGATCAAGCATTTCACCGGCATTGATTCCGCCTACGACCTGCCGGTTTTTCCGGAAGTGCACTTGGATACCCAGGCGCTGTCGGTTGAACAGTCTGTCGAGACCATTCTGGATTGGGTCGCCCGCCGCGACGATCACCCGTAGCCGTTGGTCTTTGCGCCGGTTTGCCAATATCTGCACTTTGAGAAAACAAGGTACTCTGCGCCATCGCCGCAAGACCGCGTTTTTCAAGGAGCAGTCATGACGCATTTTACGGGCACTGCAAAATCGATCCGTCTGATTGGCGGGGCCCGGGTACTGGACTTTATCAACACCACCAACGGCCGGCGCCCCGGCACTGCGCTGAAGGTATTAGAGGAGCGGCTTACCAGCTTTCAGTTCTTCTTTGAGTGGGCGCTGCATGCATCATTGATCTCGGCCCAAGAGTTCGATGACTACAAGCCAATGGTGTTTGAGTCACCTATTTCCTACCAGCCGAACCTGGACGCCATTCTTGCGTTCAGGGAGTGCCTGTATGCGGTGCTTTACCCGTTGTCGATGCACCAGGCCGCGCCTGCTGCGGCCTTGCAGCAGATCAACCGGACATTCCAGCAGGGCGTCACCTGGCGGGTGTTGCATTCGGTGGATGGGCGGCCTGCCTGGGCGTGGAACCCCTGCACCTCGGCGCAGGCGTTGACCGAAATGCTGCTGGGGCGCCTGGCCATCGAAGCAACGCAGATGTTGCTGTCCGGTGATCTGCATGCGTTGCGGAGTTGCGGCGATACCGATTGCGATTGGGTGTTTTTGGATGTTTCCAAGAACAAACAGCGCAAATGGTGCCAGATGAGCGTGTGCGGCAGCCGGAAGAAACTCAGCCGTCTCAAACAGGTGGCTGGCCAACCCTAGTTGCGACGCAAGACCATCGGCGACGGGTAGCAATTGCTCCACTTAATAGGAAGCATTACTATTCACGCCCCGCCTCCCCAGTGCACCCGCGATGATCCCTCAGCCGCCCCGCAGAACAGGCTTTTTCCAACACTACGAAGAGTTGATCGGGACCTGGACGCGTCGCCTGCGAAACCGTCAGCAGGCTGAAGACCTGGCCCATGACACCTTCGTGCGGGTGCTTGAGGCGAAATCCGCCGACATTGCGCAACCGCGTGCCTACCTGCATCAAACCGCGCGCAATATCGCAGTGGACGGCTACCGGCGCGAGGACAGGCGCGAGGCCATGACGCTGGAAGCCTTTGATCAGAGTTCGCCCCACAGT
It contains:
- a CDS encoding sulfotransferase family protein produces the protein MNRMVGLWAHPRSRSTVLERVFIERGDFEVFHEPFAHMAFSADSAIPSDEWDDSLPTTYSGIKEHLLAAKQRTNVFHKDMCYHCLDDLKVDLEFLAQQDNIFLIREPASSIISHHRVHPDMPMQAIGHKALYDIFCVVTKLTGKVPYVINADDLAAEPERVMRKLCDYLDIEFLPHAMTWKRECPPQWKTWRSWHVAAENSERIISPPNQHIDMQALDQHPKLRALYEYHRTYYARMNEFCQ
- a CDS encoding transaldolase family protein, with protein sequence MNTLGYIERLKRNDPSSEVWWDSSTVVYAPYKRHLLDKYPAAAAHIEQLMPDAFSPARGFCSVTTNPRLVTAVILEKREYWASRFNLASLSPAELRKKLYNEVITEGATALAPLWVQSAQAEGWICAQVDPVDVRCAERMTARGLELRQLAPNVMVKVPGSLEGMSTIEDLVAQGSSVNITFCFTVSQFQAGIQAIERGLASAQRNGVDTRHCKYVITFMIGRLACQPEFALQAAERGLALDCEELRWAELMIYQQIQALVAASTVPVKTLLSSIKIDIDERGNKHCWHLEKTGQRATCYTLTPDVVEFLIERESHGKPVVPATEPLQVPPATFAKLIRIPYFCEAYFIDSIEPYDFGNHEAFINACNEANSAHRRLADYCVRLCPVTKPFKRSLNALLAAEFGVIA
- a CDS encoding SDR family NAD(P)-dependent oxidoreductase — translated: MKKLIVTGAANGIGRATVEQAIQDGYFVIAADKDAQGLEALQHRYTTDVLETHVADFADNAVIKGFIPALYERHATIYALVNNAGIYHGKSVYAYSDEQVDEILNVNLKALVYLSKDFAEREIKHEAPRSIVNIASVAGEVGSCDALYGATKAAVIGLTKANAWNFAPFVRVNAVSPALIHDTAIYATIPEYRRAEYARQEILNEPIRPSGVAEVILLLVGEGMRHMTGKVIPVDNGAYPR
- a CDS encoding bifunctional 2-polyprenyl-6-hydroxyphenol methylase/3-demethylubiquinol 3-O-methyltransferase UbiG, whose translation is MNQMSGRKHHEVASYSAQYSADFVERWDELIDWDKRKAGEDGFFERLLREHGVRSVIDVSTGSGFHAVQLKQAGFEVVATDGSSTMLTKARANFRQRGLEIESHYMEWLALDPSVLGQFDAVVCLGSSLCHVFAAHDRLRVLEKFRALLKPGGLLIVDQRNFFAIRAGNFKASGNYYYCGTNASVSLGQVDQQLCEFIYTFDDTEQYRLKVYPLLPGELATEVLASGFSAHESYGDFQRDYDMMNCDFIIHTARAI
- a CDS encoding HAD family phosphatase → MCLSAVQGELPDQEKSPAYNGLPKLVIFDCDGVLVQSEEITLSVLISLLNARASGNFKLDEALFIERFRGRKIADCLGEAEQLLNLELGSQFEADFRAQALQALTLNLKATDGMLEVLQALDIPYCVASSAPRNKIEHCLSVAGLLSYFDGRIFSCYELGRWKPDPLVFLTACDRYNIAVGDALVIEDSVAGIQAAVAANIKVLGFAPVERHSLLAEAGALTFSDMRELLTLINN
- a CDS encoding alpha/beta fold hydrolase yields the protein MTTLLYTPTPMLNIAYETHGPTHGEPVILLHGFPYDPRSYDEIAPQLAERGYRVLVPYLRGYGPTRFINEQVMRSGQQAALAKDLLDFMDALAIPQATLAGYDWGGRAACIVAALWPERVRGLVTGDGYNIQNIAKSLKPRAPETEHRLWYQFYFHTQRGVDGLTANRRELCELLWSLWSPTWTEGPRLYGQTAPSFDNPDFVEVVIHSYRHRFMYAPGDPTLEAIEQALARQPPISVPSISLCGADDGVGPPPQEDDDVEHFSGVYRRQVLPGVGHNIPQEAPQATLAAICELLERP
- a CDS encoding glucose 1-dehydrogenase, translating into MRISLEQQVALVTGASSGIGAGAAKALAQAGAAVVLNYNRQAAPAEALAEQINAEGGRAIAIAADVSKEADVERLFAQTLDAFGHLDILVANSGMQKDAALVDMTLDDWNSVIGVNLTGQFLCARAAVRIFQRQGLREGVSRAAGKIIHMSSVHQLIPWAGHVNYAASKGGVEMLMRTLAQEVSEQRIRINGIAPGAIRTAINRAATEGAAEQALLKLIPYGRVGDVQDVANAVVWLASDASDYVVGSTLFIDGGMSLYPEFRDNG
- a CDS encoding glycoside hydrolase family 15 protein; translation: MVDLNNEPQSAIDAHGIIGDMRSAALVNDKGSIDFYCWPEFDSPSIFCALLDSPEAGTFQLTPDLPNARREQIYLPDTNVLQTRWLSDEAVVEITDLLAISEEPDDLPLLIRRVRVVSGKASIHLRCAVRHDYARIPTVATLDNGTVCFNADGQPGLRLSSSHPLQIKDAAAVASFVLGQEEDAEFVLGGLEDERVDNGCTDLALAHTLKYWRGWIAQSNYRGRWREMVNRSALALKLLTSRKHGAIIAAATFGLPETPGGERNWDYRYTWVRDASFTVYAFMRLGFIDEANAYMRWLKGRVSDCCGQPTKINILYGIDGRQELPETTLDHLSGHGGATPVRIGNEAVDQIQLDIYGELMDAVYLVNKYGEAISHEGWKHTVEVADQVCEVWNQKDVGIWEMRGEQHHFLHSRLMCWVALDRAIRLAYKRSLPAPFARWDQTRQAIYADIWSNFWNEERGHFVQHIGSTALDGSMLLMPLVRFVAATDPRWLSTLEAIQKSLVRDGMVYRYRNDDNPIDGLQGTEGAFAACSFWYVECLARAGQVEKAHLEFEQLLRYANPLGLYAEEFDSQARHLGNTPQALSHLALISAATFLDRKLSGEKTTWQP